GCTGCCAGCTCCTGTCACCGAGGCTCCGAGCCTGTCCCTGCCGGCTTCCCCACTAGGTCGTGACCCCCAGATGACAGGGACCATGGGTGTTCACACCACAGAGCACCCAGGTGTGGGCCAGACACCCTCACGCAGGGAGGCCTCAATGAGTGTGccctggggcgcctaggtgactcagagggttaagcttctgccttcagtttgggtcatgatctcagggtcctgggatcgagccctgcatggggctctctgctcagtggggaacctgcttccgcctctctctctgcctgcttgtgatctctctctctgtcaaataaataaaatcttaaaaaaaaaaaccacaaatgagtGTGCACTGACAGATGGGCTCATACCTCAGGCCCCTCGTGGCAGGGACATATGGCTCTGTGTGGTGTCCAGGCCAGCACTGGGTCACCTTGAGGGTGTCTAGAAAACCTGGCTGGGGTCAGGAGCTCCTGAGTATATGGCACTGGTCTTTTGGCTGGAGATACTAGAGACTCTGACATAATGTCATGCGGGCTTCGGGATTGAGGCCACTTGTCCCACTTCCCTGTTGGTCACATGTGATCTGTCCCCCCAGGCCCAGGCCAGGGCTATGATGGGGAGGAGCGAGCAGTGAGTGAAAGCTTCGGGCCCGGAGAGTGGGATGATAGGAAAGTCCGACACACCTTCATCCGAAAGGTGAGACACGGGCTGGGAGGCCACTGTCCCTGGGCCCCTTGGGCTGGGGGAATGGGGTGCAGGTGGCCAGGCACTGTGAACCCCGGGCACTCATTCCAATGGAGATATGCTGCTGCCTTCCAATGTCTTTCTAGTTTTGCCCTGCCatggcggggggttgggggggcggggggcatctCCTCTGACCCATGTTCCCTGCCTTTCACTCCTCTCTTCTTTGACCTTGTGGCCAGGGACAGATTCAATCTGGGAAAACCTAGGTGGGTTCTGCCGAAGTGTCCTGCCCTCCCCAAACTTCTTTCTCCTGTGAGATTGGCAGCAGCTTGCTGCCAGAACAGTCACCCTCCTACTCCCCAGCCCCCATGTGCGCATGCGCTACTCTAGGTGGGCAAAGGAGCGGGCACGGGAGTGCTGTGTGAGCTGGGAGGAGCCTGCCTGGTagtggggggcggggtgcagggggtggggggaagaagggaAGCCAGGCTAGCCACGGGACATgtgcaggtgggggtgggggcagaggtgaGGGGATAGTAAGGAGCAGCTGGAGGTCGGGGTCAGTGTTGGGAGTGTGGGTAGGCTCTGAGCCAGACTCCTTACTCTGGGGTGGCCTTTAGGACAAGCAGCAGCAGGGGAGGGCCCTCAGGTGGTAGCGAAGTAAGACTAGATCCTTCAAAATTAAGAAAGAGCCCCTTCCCCACCATCAGAGCCGgtctttggggctcctgggggagGGCTGGCTGCTTCCTGGGGGGATGGTGTGACAcgtgctgccccccccccccaccctggcttGCGTTCCAGGTTTACTCCATCATCTCCGTCCAGTTGCTTATCACGGTGGCCATCATCGCTATCTTCACCTTCGTGTGAGTCTGAGGACTCCACCCAGTTCTACTGGGTCCCTTGCGGGGAGTGTGGGTTGGAGGGGACCCTGTGCTCAGATGGACCCGAGGGGGAGTTTGCATGCAGTGGCTGGGAGGGCCTGGGGAAGGAGGTAGCCAAGCCTTGTGTGACTCCTCTCCTCTActcccctgctccacaggaagccggTTGGTGAGTTCGTGAGGAGAAACCTGTTTGTCTACTACCTGTCCTAGTGAGTCTCTGCTCCCCTctgctgtgtgtgcatgtgctgggggcggggggctgggcagggagatGGCGGGGGTACCTCGGACCAGCTTCTTTCAGGGCAGGGATCAATATATGTTCTGAGAGGGGCCCTTCAAACTACCAGCTGTGCTAGGaagtgtgggtgggtgggagtgACCCAGTGAGGACTGACAGCACCACAGAGCTcctgagagcaggggtgggggactgTTGGCCACGGGCAGACTGTCAGATGGTCCCCAAGTTCTCTTAGCTTCTCTGCCACAGTCTCCTTCAGCCTCCTTCCTGCCTAAACCCTGCATCTCAGAGGATCTCCAGGGCCTTGGCTGGGGTAATCCTGTCCTGGGTAGCCTCCCCTCAGACTTCCAGATGGTTCTGTGGACGCCCAGCTTCCGAGAGCCCCCAGTCTGCTGGCCTGCTAAGTGCTGCCAGGTGGGGCacggagggggctgggggggtgaACGGGCCTGGAGAcgacttcctcttctctttcttgccAGTGCTGTCTTCCTGGCCACCTACCTGACCCTCGCCTGCTGCCAGGGACCCAGGTGAGTCCTAGATAGATGATGAGAAGGGACAGTGGGGAGCAGGGGGGACAGATGTTTGGGGGAGAATGGGAATCTTGACAGCAGCTGAGTGGTGATGGGCACAGCTGAGGTGCAGGTGTGTTCAAAGTCCCTTGCCTGTGTGGGATTGAGTCTGTCACGTGGCTGCGGCTTTTACGGTACCTCTGCACGGTAGGTAACGCTTTAACCATTTCACAAGTAGGAAGAACCCAATGCTCAGAGAGGCCGAGTAACTTCCTCACAGTCACACCAGCAGGCAGTGTATGAGCTGCAGAAGGACCTGGGTCTGTCCCACTGGCCCATGTTGTCCCTGCGTAGAACACCTGCGCCGGTACCAAAGGCCaggccagcctccctcccccaggtCAAGGCCTCATTCTCCAAGCACCTGAGCCAAGAACTACCTTCTGCTCAAGGAGTCTCTGACACCTGGTGGTCCCCAAGTCACTTAATCACGTCTCTTTCCCTTCAGACGCCGTTTCCCATGGAACATCATCCTGCTGACCATCTTTGTAAGTCACGAAGGGCGTGAGGGAGGGTGGGTCCCAGGAAGGGCTGGAGACATGACCATGGAAGATGTCCCTGGTGCTCTCTTCCGACCCTAACCTGACCCACGGCCTCGGTCTCCCCTTGGCTGCCTGGGACTCGGTCACACGTGGCCCCAGCTCTGGCAGTCTGCCATGGCTGTGCCTCCAGGGGCCGGCCTTTCTTACATATTCCACTCTCGTCTTTGTCCTCCCCTCAGACTCTTGCCATGGGCTTCATGACGGGCACCATTTCCAGGTATACTCAGGACAAATCACCACACTTTTGCGGAGTATTATGGGGGAGTGGGGCATCCCTGGGCTGGCAGTCATCTGCGTGGAGCGGGGGGATGCTGGGCACGATCCCTCTTGAAGTGAGAGTTTTGAAGTCATTCCTGCATGACTTATGCCTCTGGCTTCTCCACACTCCTTTTCCCCCGCAGCGTGTATGAAACCAAGGCCGTGATCATTGCAATGATCATCACTGCTGTGGTGTCCATTTCAGTCACCATCTTCTGCTTTCAGACCAAGGTGAGGGTATGGGGTTGGGGGGCTTCCCTGGCCACCCCACACCCCCTTTATTTATATAACCTGGCCCTCCAGGCTTGGCCCTGCAGCAGGCCTGCCATGGCCCAGACCACTCTACACCAGGGATTTCCCTCAGAGACCCCGATCCCCTTCCCCACCTATCTGCACCTGCGAAACTCCTCCTTGCAGGTCCCTAGAATGTCATGGTTACTACGGCGCCTTCTAGGAGGCAGCACTGGGATTTCGTGGTCGGGGAGCTGGGGCAGTCTGGCTGGGCGGCTGGTTGTAACACTCATCTGATGggtgcctccttctcccttctcggCAGGTGGACTTCACCTCGTGCACAGGCCTCTTCTGTGTCCTGGGAATTGTGATGATGGTGACTGGGATTGTTACTGCCATTGTGCTGTCCTTCAAATATGTGAGTGTCCTGGGAGAGCTGGGCTCAGTGAACCTAGCTCTCAGAGGAGACTTTCCATATAAAGTGTTGGGAGTAGGCCCCACCCAGGCCTCTGGGCAGGCTCTGACTTCTGGAAGCCCTCCACTGGCTAGCAAAGGGACCAACACCAGAGCACCATCCTTTGGGTTAGGGTAAGCTCTATCTGGAGTTAGAAGGCTCTGGGAGACTTAGAACCCGAAGCCCTGGTCAGCATAGCAGAATTCCCATGGGAAGTAGTGGGTGAGATGTGCCTGACAGCTGAGGTTAGGTTCTAGAAGGGAGATGGGAGAGGTGCCCAGGATTAAGAAGCTGggcttggggacgcctgggtggctcagttggttaagcggctgccttcggctcaggtcatgatcccagcattctgggatcgagtcccacatcgggctccttgctcggcagggagcctgcttctccctctgcctctagcctgccactctgtctgcctgtgcttgcgctctgtatctctctctctctctaacaaataaataaaatctttaaaaaaaaaaaaaaaaaaaaaaaaaaaaaaaaaaaaaaaagaagctgggcTTGGATGGAAGGGGCCCTCGAGGAGGGGAGCACAGTGCTGGGAGGGCACCTGCCTACCGGACCATGGCCGGCCCTGGCCTTCTGTGAACAGGCAGCTGGAGGGCTCCAGGATTCTGGCATTCCTTAGTGTTCCTAGGGGCTTCCTTCCCAGGCTGGCTGCAAGAACCACAATTAAGTGTGGACTAGGACTGGGGGAGAGGTGACAGGGCTCTTCAACCAGTGTctgcctggctctgcccctcccgGAGTGATAATACAACCACCTGCTTTTTCCCAGAAGAACAGGGGACACTTCTGTACCCTAACTTTGGAGACTGGTATCATATAAGCACTGAAGGATGGCCCGTTTTCTCTGTCCAAATtt
Above is a genomic segment from Mustela lutreola isolate mMusLut2 chromosome 3, mMusLut2.pri, whole genome shotgun sequence containing:
- the TMBIM1 gene encoding protein lifeguard 3, whose product is MSHPSAPPPYEDRNPLYPGSPPQGGYGQPSVLPGGYPAYPAYPQPGYGHPAGYPQPMPPVHPMPMHYGPGQGYDGEERAVSESFGPGEWDDRKVRHTFIRKVYSIISVQLLITVAIIAIFTFVKPVGEFVRRNLFVYYLSYAVFLATYLTLACCQGPRRRFPWNIILLTIFTLAMGFMTGTISSVYETKAVIIAMIITAVVSISVTIFCFQTKVDFTSCTGLFCVLGIVMMVTGIVTAIVLSFKYIYWLHMVYAALGAICFTLFLAYDTQLVLGNRKHTISPEDYITGALQIYTDIIYIFTFVLQLLGDRN